A region of Streptomyces sp. NBC_01788 DNA encodes the following proteins:
- a CDS encoding MFS transporter encodes MERSLRVARLATFAYFILNGTLLGMWIVQIPAIEHRVGVSHAVLGGFLLLLGAGAFVGMQLAGPVADRLGTRIVVPASGVLCSAALVLPGLASRPWMLAAALIVLGFGNGCLDVSMNAHAVQVEKMYGRPVMSAFHATFSVGGVVAALAGAAVASAGWTPAATLGTAAALGVVASVCVAPGLLPSAASTVAGPDADAGGESGAGSGGPAEQADRARTRIWILAVLALMVMLCEGVANDWSVLHLRTVLGASESTAAFAYGAFAATMTVGRLLADRISARFGPAAILRYGASVAAVGMAAAALSPWTSLALAGWGLFGAGLSGCVPQLFSAAGHADADAAGANVSKVAGLGYLGMLAGPAVIGWLTRLVPLNLTFFLPVACCVVAAATAGVLRSRGTTVAGRGPVPEVGPRTVSPLRGEQGAAEGRGAGH; translated from the coding sequence ATGGAGCGATCCCTTCGTGTCGCGCGTCTGGCGACCTTCGCGTACTTCATCCTCAACGGGACCCTGCTGGGGATGTGGATCGTGCAGATCCCGGCCATCGAGCACCGCGTCGGCGTCAGTCACGCCGTCCTGGGCGGCTTCCTGCTCCTGCTCGGGGCGGGCGCCTTCGTGGGGATGCAGCTGGCCGGCCCGGTCGCCGACCGCCTCGGCACCCGGATCGTCGTGCCCGCCTCGGGTGTGCTGTGCAGCGCCGCCCTGGTGCTGCCCGGACTGGCCTCCCGGCCGTGGATGCTCGCCGCCGCCCTGATCGTGCTCGGGTTCGGCAACGGCTGCCTGGACGTGAGTATGAACGCCCACGCCGTCCAGGTCGAGAAGATGTACGGACGCCCGGTGATGTCCGCGTTCCACGCCACGTTCTCCGTCGGCGGCGTGGTGGCCGCCCTCGCGGGTGCCGCCGTCGCGAGCGCGGGCTGGACCCCGGCGGCGACGCTCGGCACGGCCGCCGCACTGGGAGTGGTGGCCTCCGTGTGCGTCGCCCCCGGTCTGCTGCCCTCCGCCGCGTCCACCGTCGCGGGACCGGACGCGGATGCCGGGGGCGAGTCCGGGGCCGGGTCCGGCGGACCGGCCGAGCAGGCGGACCGGGCGCGCACCCGTATCTGGATCCTGGCCGTCCTCGCGCTGATGGTCATGCTGTGCGAGGGGGTCGCCAACGACTGGAGCGTGCTGCACCTGCGGACCGTCCTCGGCGCCTCCGAAAGCACCGCGGCCTTCGCCTACGGCGCGTTCGCCGCGACGATGACCGTCGGCCGACTGCTCGCCGACCGCATCTCGGCCCGCTTCGGCCCCGCCGCGATCCTGCGGTACGGAGCGTCGGTCGCCGCCGTCGGCATGGCGGCGGCCGCCCTGTCGCCGTGGACGTCGCTCGCCCTGGCCGGCTGGGGGCTGTTCGGCGCCGGGCTCTCCGGCTGCGTTCCCCAGCTCTTCAGCGCCGCCGGACACGCCGACGCCGACGCCGCCGGCGCCAACGTCTCCAAGGTCGCCGGACTCGGCTACCTGGGCATGCTCGCGGGACCGGCCGTCATCGGCTGGCTCACCCGCCTGGTCCCGCTGAACCTGACCTTCTTCCTCCCCGTGGCCTGCTGCGTCGTCGCGGCGGCGACGGCGGGGGTGCTGCGGTCGCGGGGGACCACGGTCGCGGGCCGCGGGCCCGTCCCCGAGGTGGGGCCCCGGACCGTGTCACCCCTCCGGGGTGAGCAGGGTGCCGCCGAGGGTCGAGGCGCGGGCCACTAG
- a CDS encoding DeoR/GlpR family DNA-binding transcription regulator encodes MGNMDRLRQITDAVREAGSLGVGQLAELTGASEMTVRRDLETLAAQGVLERFRGGARTLLLRGEEPPFTLRAQEGTRAKERIGAEVAALITDGETVVLDSGTTCLEVARALRGRRVTVMPLSLQAVNVFADNPGQTTLLVPGGRPRPGEGALTGPLTLSSLAALRFDTAVVGCCGLNAQQGLTAYDLDDAAVKRAAIESARRVLAVADGSKLSRTAHAFVAPVARLHTLVTDESAPPDEVEALRAAGTAVNTAR; translated from the coding sequence ATGGGGAACATGGACCGCCTGAGGCAGATCACGGACGCGGTGCGGGAGGCGGGCAGCCTCGGCGTCGGCCAGTTGGCCGAACTGACCGGGGCCTCGGAGATGACCGTCCGCCGCGATCTGGAGACCCTGGCGGCCCAAGGCGTGCTGGAGCGCTTCCGGGGCGGCGCCCGGACCCTGCTGCTGCGCGGCGAGGAGCCCCCCTTCACCCTGCGCGCGCAGGAGGGCACACGGGCCAAGGAGCGCATCGGCGCGGAGGTGGCCGCGCTGATCACCGACGGGGAGACGGTCGTCCTCGACAGCGGCACCACGTGCCTGGAGGTCGCCAGGGCACTGCGCGGCCGCCGGGTGACCGTGATGCCACTGTCACTCCAGGCCGTCAACGTGTTCGCCGACAACCCCGGGCAGACCACCCTCCTCGTGCCCGGCGGGCGGCCCCGACCGGGCGAGGGAGCCCTCACCGGCCCCCTGACCCTGTCCTCGCTGGCGGCCCTGCGCTTCGACACCGCCGTCGTCGGCTGCTGCGGGCTCAATGCGCAACAAGGCCTGACCGCCTACGACTTGGACGACGCGGCGGTGAAGCGGGCGGCGATCGAATCGGCCCGGCGCGTGCTCGCCGTGGCCGACGGCAGCAAACTCTCCCGCACGGCACACGCCTTCGTCGCACCGGTCGCGCGGCTGCACACCCTCGTCACCGACGAGTCCGCGCCACCCGACGAGGTCGAGGCGTTGCGCGCCGCCGGCACCGCCGTCAACACCGCGCGGTAG